ATGATCACTTATATCCAAAAAGCGGTTCAAAAAGCGGGAATCAAAAGAGAAATTCCGATCCACGTTCTTATCGAAACAAACGGAGCGCTTCAGGAAATCGAAAAGATCGCGGCTCTTCCTTGGTTGCAAGTTCTTGACTTCGGTTTAATGGACTTCATCTCGGGACATCACGGAGCGATCCCAGCTTCTTGTATGAAAAGCCCGGGTCAGTTCGACCACGAACTCTTAAGAAGAGGAAAGGCTAACTTAGTAGCGGCCGCTCTCGCAAACGGAGTCATCCCTGCGCACAACGTAACCCTCGACTTGAAAAATCAGTATCAAACGTACAAAGACGCAAAACGTGCCCATGACGATTTCGGTTTCTTAAGAATGTGGTCCATCTATCCAACTCAGATCCAAGCGATCTTAGACGCGATGGCTCCGGATTACAGCGAAGTACAAACCGCCGCTGAAATTCTGATTCAAGCTCAGAACGCGGAATGGGGACCGATTCAATATGCGGGAGATCTTCATGACCGTGCGACGTACAGATATTTCTGGGAAATTATCCAAAAAGCGAAACTGACCGGAATTTCCATCCCAGAAGAAGCGAACAAAAGATTCTTCAACTAAGAACCTTTCGCCACTTCAAAAATAAAAAAAGCCGCAAACGTTTGCGGCTTTTTTTTACTTCGATTTCGTTTCCAAAAAACGAGGATCGAAATTGATTCTAATCTTATTTTACGAACTTCTCTAAAAGTTTCGCGATGAGTTCGTTCAAACTCTTCTCCACGTAGTCCCAGGATTTTTTATTCATAGGTTCGAGTGGCATTTTTTTATTGAGTTGTTTGAAACGATCAAAACTCTCTCTTGCGTAGTCCAGATATTTTCTCGGATCGATTCCGAGTCGATCCAGATGACCTTCGTTCTTATTGTAAATTCCGGCGACTTTATCTTTGTATTCATCTTCTAAGAAATAATAACGAATATCCAATTTGACTTCGTCTATTGCCTTATAAATCTTCATTCCCTGCCCTTCTTTCTTTTCCGTTGGAGCAGTTTTCTCTTCGAGATTTTCCGAACCAGCCGATTTCTTTGTCTCTTTCGTTCCGGCGGCGGCCTTGGAAGCGGCATTTCGGTTTCCCTTGACCAACTTCTCAAGTTTTTCTCGTTTTAAGATATCGAACAAGGCACTCTTTTTATTCTGAGTCACGATCAAACCCTTTCTTTACTTAACTTGCAAACGATCCCGAATCGGTACGAACCTTCGATATAACCAAAGATTAGAATTCCGGACTCAAGGAAAGATTCTATTATTCTTATCGGAAGAAACTCGTATCCCGTCCATTACTAACAGCTTATGGGACGATTTTTCTTATAAAAAATGAGCCTTTTCTCGATTCTACATCTTTCCAAGATTGGAAACAATTAATTCCCTGAATTTTGTTCCAGGCGATTTTTTCGAAGAGCGCAGTTCGGTAACCATTCGCAACGAAGACAAAACGGATCCTCGGGTTGAAAGGTCGAAGGTGGACATAAATTTACGTTCGTCTGTTGTAAGGGAGTCAGAAATGTTTCTTTCTCGGAGAAGGAATTGATCTTTGCAAGCTGGGATAAAAGTTCTCGATTCTTACGAGTCTGGGTATCCAAATCTTCGGTCATCGAACGAGCCGTAGGCGGCTCCGGATTCGATTCTTTTCGATTCCGATTTGGAAAGATTTTTCCTGAATCGAAAACGTTTCCTTTCAGGAGCCATGGAGCGATCAAAGTGGCGCCGATCGCTCCGCCTAAATGACAGGAGTTACTGATAAAAAACGGGGAATGAAAGTAATACAAGGAAATCAGATCTCCCGCGTAACCCACTCCGACGATGATCCAAGGAGCATAACGGGCCTTCATACGAAAGAAGATCAAAAAGACTTCCGTTTCCGGAAATAAAATTCCAAAAAGAACCAAAATTCCGGTGATCCCCCCGCTTGCACCCAACGTCATCGTTTGGTAGAGATCCATCGGATACGGAATTCCCATCACCTGTAAAAGCACCGGAGCCAGAGCGACGGTAAGCCCCCCCATTAAAATCGAAACGACGTAGACGACCGAAAATTTCCAAGCGGGAATGTATTTACAGATCAAACCTCCGAACATCACCAACACATACATGTTTAGGAAAAGATGAATGAAAGGAGTACCGTGAACGTCGTGAAGAAAACCGTAAGAAAATATTTGCCAATAATCTCCGTGAAAAAAACGCGCAGGAGTCAGAGCGAAGTAGTATTCGAGAATCCCGGTACCACCGGCAAAAAGTTGAAGAATGTATATGAGAACATTTGCAATGAGGAACAGATTGATCGGATGAAAAATGGAATAACCGAAAAGCGAGATTCCGTTCCGGTATTTTCTTTTTGCCATATAGGATAGAATACGAACTGTGGTCAGAGAGTCAAGCAGGCAAAGCCGGGGCAAAAATTCACCCCGGGTTTCCCCATTCTCCGGGAGAAGGAGAATGATTTTCAATCACTCTTTTTAAATCGAAAAAAAGACCCTCATCCTTTATAGCTGGGAACAAAAAAATGCAAGAATCAGGATTAAAACCAATTCTTTGGAAAGAAGGGACCCTCACCCTTTTGGATCAGAGAGTTCTTCCCGGCACCACCTCCTTTTTGATCGCAAAAACCATGGAAGATTGTATTTTTGCAATTCGAGAAATGGTGGTTCGAGGAGCACCTGCAATCGCGATCACAGGAGCGTTCGGAATCACTCTCTATCTCAACGGACTTTCTCAGAAACCTTCCCTTTCCGAACTCAAAAAAAAACTCGGCGAACTCTTAGAATCCAGACCGACCGCTGTCAATCTCCGACTCGCGATTGAAGAATTTTTAGCTCACTTTCCGGAAACGGAATATTCTCGTTTTCCATTGGAAGACTTACAAAGAGGAGCCGAGAAGTTCGCCCTTTTTATGCTCGAAGAAGATTTGAACAACAACCTCGCTCTCTCCAAAAACGCTCTCGCCCTTTTTCCAAAAACTCCCTCGACTTTGAATATCATCACCCATTGTAACACGGGGGCTCTTGCGACCGCAGGACACGGGACTGCGTTAGGTGTTATACGGTCATTGAGAGACGCGGGACATTCACTCACGGTGTACGCGGATGAAACCAGACCTTATCTTCAAGGAGCGAGACTCACTGCTTGGGAACTCAAAGAAGAAGGAATACCGGCCTATCTCATCACGGATAGTATGGCCGGTTGGGTGATGTCTTCGCGCAAAGTGGATGCAGTCATCGTGGGAGCCGATCGAATCGCTTCGAATGGAGATACGGCAAACAAGATCGGAACCTACCCTTTGGCAATCGTCGCCAAACACCACGGAGTTCCTTTTTACGTGGCCGCGACGGAGAAGAGTATGGATTTTAGAATTCGGGACGGATCCCAGATTCCGATCGAAATGAGAAAGGAAGAAGAAGTGACATCCTTCGGTTTTCTCAAGGACGAAAACGGAAAACCGTTCCTAAATGAAGGAATCATCGCACCGAAAGGAATGCCCGCTCTCAATCCGTCTTTCGACGTAACGCCCGCTTCCTTAATCACAGGAATGATCACCGAAAGAGGAATCATATCTCCGGTTACGGAAGAGAATCTAAAAAAATTGTTTTCTTCTTAAAAGCACAACTTCGAACAAATCAGCGCTCCTTAAAAAAAGATTTCCGCAATCCCTTTTTTAGGAGTTCGCTTCGTTTCGAAAACGACTCATT
This window of the Leptospira stimsonii genome carries:
- a CDS encoding rhomboid family intramembrane serine protease, with translation MAKRKYRNGISLFGYSIFHPINLFLIANVLIYILQLFAGGTGILEYYFALTPARFFHGDYWQIFSYGFLHDVHGTPFIHLFLNMYVLVMFGGLICKYIPAWKFSVVYVVSILMGGLTVALAPVLLQVMGIPYPMDLYQTMTLGASGGITGILVLFGILFPETEVFLIFFRMKARYAPWIIVGVGYAGDLISLYYFHSPFFISNSCHLGGAIGATLIAPWLLKGNVFDSGKIFPNRNRKESNPEPPTARSMTEDLDTQTRKNRELLSQLAKINSFSEKETFLTPLQQTNVNLCPPSTFQPEDPFCLRCEWLPNCALRKNRLEQNSGN
- a CDS encoding HpcH/HpaI aldolase/citrate lyase family protein gives rise to the protein MSKLTHPREALFEGEKPFPIIPACEHFAGSEKLITKALELQNKLGGLFDITMDCEDGAQTGKEKEHAELIVRLQNSELNKHNMSGVRIHDYTNAYWKQDVDIIVPGAGAKIAYITIPKPTRAAQVEEMITYIQKAVQKAGIKREIPIHVLIETNGALQEIEKIAALPWLQVLDFGLMDFISGHHGAIPASCMKSPGQFDHELLRRGKANLVAAALANGVIPAHNVTLDLKNQYQTYKDAKRAHDDFGFLRMWSIYPTQIQAILDAMAPDYSEVQTAAEILIQAQNAEWGPIQYAGDLHDRATYRYFWEIIQKAKLTGISIPEEANKRFFN
- a CDS encoding LIC11177 family protein produces the protein MTQNKKSALFDILKREKLEKLVKGNRNAASKAAAGTKETKKSAGSENLEEKTAPTEKKEGQGMKIYKAIDEVKLDIRYYFLEDEYKDKVAGIYNKNEGHLDRLGIDPRKYLDYARESFDRFKQLNKKMPLEPMNKKSWDYVEKSLNELIAKLLEKFVK
- the mtnA gene encoding S-methyl-5-thioribose-1-phosphate isomerase, which gives rise to MQESGLKPILWKEGTLTLLDQRVLPGTTSFLIAKTMEDCIFAIREMVVRGAPAIAITGAFGITLYLNGLSQKPSLSELKKKLGELLESRPTAVNLRLAIEEFLAHFPETEYSRFPLEDLQRGAEKFALFMLEEDLNNNLALSKNALALFPKTPSTLNIITHCNTGALATAGHGTALGVIRSLRDAGHSLTVYADETRPYLQGARLTAWELKEEGIPAYLITDSMAGWVMSSRKVDAVIVGADRIASNGDTANKIGTYPLAIVAKHHGVPFYVAATEKSMDFRIRDGSQIPIEMRKEEEVTSFGFLKDENGKPFLNEGIIAPKGMPALNPSFDVTPASLITGMITERGIISPVTEENLKKLFSS